One Mycolicibacterium fortuitum subsp. fortuitum genomic window carries:
- a CDS encoding energy-coupling factor transporter transmembrane component T family protein, protein MTAPTRGQRKPVVLLRPVPGDTVIHRLWAGTKLLSVAGIGVLLTFYPGWAPIAAVGVLVLVTARLAHIPRGALPSIPFFLWILIVLGGALAAVAGGSPFIDIGSVQIGLGGLLNYLRITALAVVLLGLGALVSWTTNIADIAPAVATLGRPLRVLRIPVHDWAVTIALALRAFPMLIDEFRTLYAAHRLRPVEPAETFRARRRQRVANLVDLLAAAVTVALRRGDEMGDAITARGGAGQISAAPSGPRARDWIAFAVLVLVCGTALALELTVLPTSLPRR, encoded by the coding sequence ATGACCGCTCCTACGCGAGGACAACGCAAACCGGTCGTGCTGTTGCGTCCGGTCCCCGGCGATACTGTCATCCACCGGCTGTGGGCCGGAACCAAATTGCTCTCCGTCGCGGGCATCGGGGTGCTGCTGACCTTCTACCCCGGCTGGGCGCCCATCGCGGCCGTCGGCGTGCTGGTCCTGGTGACTGCTCGGCTGGCGCACATTCCGCGCGGAGCGCTGCCGTCGATCCCGTTCTTCCTGTGGATCCTGATCGTGTTGGGCGGGGCACTCGCCGCGGTGGCCGGCGGATCCCCGTTCATCGACATCGGTTCGGTGCAGATCGGTCTGGGCGGGTTGCTCAATTATCTGCGGATCACCGCGCTGGCGGTTGTGCTGCTGGGTCTGGGCGCGTTGGTTTCCTGGACGACCAACATCGCAGACATCGCCCCGGCCGTGGCCACCCTGGGACGCCCGTTGCGGGTGCTGCGCATTCCGGTGCACGACTGGGCGGTGACGATCGCGTTGGCGCTGCGGGCCTTCCCGATGTTGATCGACGAGTTCCGCACGCTGTACGCGGCGCACCGGCTGCGTCCGGTCGAGCCCGCGGAGACCTTCCGGGCACGACGCAGACAACGGGTGGCCAACCTGGTCGATCTGCTGGCCGCAGCGGTCACCGTCGCACTGCGCCGCGGCGACGAGATGGGCGACGCGATCACCGCGCGCGGCGGTGCGGGCCAGATTTCGGCCGCGCCGTCAGGGCCCAGGGCGCGCGACTGGATCGCTTTCGCCGTCCTGGTCCTCGTCTGTGGCACTGCCCTGGCCCTGGAGTTGACCGTCCTGCCGACCAGCCTGCCCCGCCGCTGA
- a CDS encoding DUF4349 domain-containing protein, which produces MRKQTSGSVHRHRLTVAVFAVAVLAFAPACAAGHSPDSSAPAAPQSDAGFAPAAPAPAPESGPGHKQAPAPADVKRDIVKTASMSITTGNPVAVADKAVALATDAGGRVDSRSEDAGSSSGRAHIALALRVPAAELEGTLDEFKKLGTVQTVEVRADDVTSQRVDLDARIKALQTSVDRLLGIMRDARDPDALIKAEDALSQRQAELDSLRAQRTQLGDQIDYSTVNLDITAEQIGGPAPQYQGFWGQVERGWHGLVSAASGFVMLFGLLLPWLAVFALAAVIIVAAVRLARSRRGPGSAAGQAGRQDGQLQGQGSATDEDQDGESDPVARPGP; this is translated from the coding sequence ATGCGCAAGCAAACCAGCGGGTCCGTCCATCGTCACCGCCTGACGGTGGCAGTGTTTGCCGTGGCCGTATTGGCCTTCGCACCGGCCTGCGCGGCAGGGCACTCCCCTGATTCCTCTGCGCCTGCGGCCCCACAGAGCGATGCCGGCTTCGCTCCCGCGGCACCGGCACCGGCGCCGGAAAGCGGACCGGGACACAAACAAGCCCCGGCCCCGGCCGACGTCAAGCGCGACATCGTCAAGACTGCGTCGATGTCGATCACCACGGGCAATCCGGTGGCGGTGGCCGACAAAGCCGTAGCGCTGGCCACCGACGCCGGCGGCCGGGTGGACAGCCGCTCCGAGGACGCCGGCTCCAGTTCCGGGCGCGCACACATCGCGCTGGCGCTGCGCGTGCCGGCCGCCGAACTGGAAGGCACCCTCGACGAGTTCAAGAAACTCGGCACCGTGCAGACCGTCGAGGTCCGCGCCGACGATGTGACATCCCAGCGCGTCGATCTCGATGCCCGCATCAAGGCTCTGCAGACCTCCGTGGACCGCCTACTCGGAATCATGCGGGACGCCAGGGATCCCGACGCACTGATCAAGGCCGAGGACGCCTTGTCGCAACGCCAGGCCGAGCTCGACAGCCTGCGCGCACAGCGCACCCAGTTGGGCGACCAGATCGACTACAGCACGGTCAATCTCGACATCACCGCCGAGCAGATCGGCGGCCCGGCTCCGCAATACCAGGGCTTCTGGGGTCAAGTCGAGCGCGGCTGGCACGGGCTGGTATCCGCGGCTTCCGGATTCGTGATGTTGTTCGGTCTGCTGCTGCCGTGGCTGGCAGTCTTCGCACTCGCGGCAGTGATCATCGTGGCGGCGGTCCGGCTGGCCCGGTCGCGTCGCGGTCCTGGCTCAGCGGCGGGGCAGGCTGGTCGGCAGGACGGTCAACTCCAGGGCCAGGGCAGTGCCACAGACGAGGACCAGGACGGCGAAAGCGATCCAGTCGCGCGCCCTGGGCCCTGA
- a CDS encoding ABC transporter substrate-binding protein, which produces MRRSTMTAIGLGLTMAVLLVGAVLLGHTSEPDGRTVVTVRLWDPQVAAAYRQSFAEFNREHPDIEVRVNTVAYSSYFDSLRTDVAGGSADDIFWLSNAYLAGYADNGRLLNIGQTLGANASRAWEPSVVNQFTRNDTLWAVPQLTDAGIAVYFNADLIDAAGVDLAELTRLRWSNGPDDTLRSLAARLTVDEQGRAAGTDGFDAGRIRQWGYNAANDLQGVYLNYIGSAGGIFNIGDRFAFDNPQAVEAFTYLVRLINDDHVAPPASATNNNGDFSRNMFLQGRMALFQSGTYNLAAVANQARFRWGVVMLPAGPKGRVSVTNGIAAAANSATSHPDAVREVLSWMGSKRGNEYLGAGGAAIPAVLAAQPVYHDYWKARGVDVSPFFRVLRGPRIPAPGAAGFPAGYQAMKPYFDEMFLGRRDVEQSLADAQWAANTAAAR; this is translated from the coding sequence ATGAGGCGCTCGACAATGACCGCGATCGGCCTGGGATTGACCATGGCCGTCCTGCTCGTCGGTGCGGTCCTGCTCGGCCACACGAGCGAACCCGACGGCCGCACCGTGGTCACCGTGCGCTTGTGGGATCCTCAGGTGGCCGCCGCCTACCGGCAGTCGTTCGCAGAGTTCAACCGGGAACACCCCGACATCGAGGTGCGGGTCAACACCGTCGCCTACTCGTCCTACTTCGACAGCCTGCGCACCGACGTGGCCGGCGGCAGCGCCGACGACATCTTCTGGCTGTCCAACGCCTATCTCGCCGGCTATGCCGACAACGGCCGGCTGCTGAACATCGGGCAGACCTTGGGCGCCAACGCCTCCCGTGCCTGGGAGCCGTCGGTGGTCAACCAGTTCACCCGCAACGACACCCTCTGGGCAGTACCACAGCTGACCGATGCCGGCATCGCGGTGTACTTCAATGCCGACCTGATCGACGCGGCCGGAGTGGACCTCGCCGAACTGACCCGACTGCGGTGGTCGAACGGGCCCGATGACACACTGCGGTCGTTGGCGGCCAGGCTCACCGTCGACGAGCAGGGCCGCGCGGCGGGCACCGACGGATTCGACGCCGGCCGCATCCGGCAGTGGGGCTACAACGCCGCCAACGACCTTCAGGGCGTCTACCTCAACTACATCGGTTCGGCTGGCGGCATTTTCAACATCGGAGACCGCTTCGCCTTCGACAATCCGCAAGCCGTCGAGGCATTCACCTACCTGGTGCGGCTGATCAACGACGATCACGTCGCCCCACCGGCCTCGGCCACCAACAACAACGGGGACTTCTCCCGCAACATGTTCCTCCAGGGCCGTATGGCCTTGTTCCAGTCGGGCACCTACAACCTGGCCGCCGTGGCGAATCAGGCCCGGTTCCGATGGGGTGTGGTGATGCTTCCGGCCGGACCCAAGGGACGGGTCAGCGTAACCAACGGCATTGCCGCAGCAGCGAACTCGGCCACCAGCCATCCCGATGCGGTGCGCGAGGTGCTGAGCTGGATGGGCAGCAAACGCGGCAACGAATACCTCGGCGCCGGCGGCGCCGCTATCCCTGCCGTGCTGGCAGCCCAGCCCGTCTACCACGACTACTGGAAGGCGCGCGGCGTGGATGTCAGCCCGTTCTTCCGGGTGCTGCGCGGGCCGCGGATCCCGGCACCAGGTGCGGCCGGCTTCCCGGCCGGGTATCAGGCGATGAAACCCTATTTCGACGAGATGTTCCTGGGCCGGCGCGATGTGGAGCAGTCACTGGCCGACGCCCAGTGGGCGGCCAATACCGCAGCCGCGCGCTAG
- a CDS encoding NAD-dependent epimerase/dehydratase family protein — protein MRVLVTGGTGFVGGWSAKAIADAGHSVRFLVRNPDRLQTSVAKLGVDVSDHSVGDITDRDSVMRALEGCDAVLHSAALVATDPSQTAQMMSTNMDGARNVLGGAVELGLDPIIHVSSITALFNPDVETLEADLPVFGGTDGYGRSKAQVEIYARGMQDAGAPVNITYPGMVMGPPVGNQFGEAGEGVAAALQLGAIPGRSAAWTIVDGRDLAALHVALLEPGRGPRRYMAGGHRIPVDQLAKLLTEVGNKTMFAVPVPDTVLRVAGQVLDRMGPFLPFQTPFTEAGMQYYTQMPASDDSPSERDLGITYRDPRITLADTVAGFRGLNS, from the coding sequence ATGCGTGTGTTGGTCACCGGCGGTACCGGATTTGTGGGTGGATGGAGCGCGAAAGCGATTGCCGATGCCGGACATTCGGTCCGCTTCCTGGTACGTAATCCTGACCGCTTGCAGACCAGCGTCGCCAAGCTCGGGGTCGACGTGTCCGACCATTCCGTGGGTGACATCACCGACCGCGACTCCGTCATGCGTGCCCTCGAGGGCTGCGACGCCGTCTTGCACAGTGCAGCGCTGGTCGCGACCGACCCGAGTCAGACGGCGCAGATGATGAGCACCAACATGGACGGTGCGCGCAATGTGCTCGGCGGTGCCGTCGAACTCGGTCTCGATCCGATCATCCACGTATCGAGCATCACCGCCCTGTTCAATCCCGATGTGGAAACGCTGGAAGCGGACCTGCCGGTGTTCGGCGGGACCGACGGCTACGGGCGGTCCAAAGCTCAGGTCGAGATCTATGCCCGCGGAATGCAGGACGCCGGCGCGCCGGTGAACATCACCTATCCCGGCATGGTCATGGGCCCGCCGGTCGGCAACCAGTTCGGGGAAGCCGGCGAGGGGGTGGCCGCCGCGTTGCAACTCGGCGCGATCCCCGGCCGCAGCGCCGCCTGGACCATTGTCGACGGTCGTGACCTGGCGGCCCTGCACGTCGCGCTACTCGAACCCGGGCGCGGGCCTCGTCGCTACATGGCCGGCGGTCACCGCATACCGGTGGACCAGCTGGCCAAGCTGCTCACCGAGGTCGGCAACAAGACCATGTTCGCCGTTCCGGTGCCCGACACCGTGCTGCGTGTGGCCGGCCAGGTGCTCGACCGGATGGGACCGTTCCTGCCGTTCCAGACACCGTTCACCGAGGCCGGGATGCAGTACTACACGCAGATGCCGGCGTCTGACGACTCACCGAGCGAACGGGACCTGGGCATCACCTACCGAGATCCACGAATCACCTTGGCTGACACTGTCGCCGGATTCCGGGGCCTCAACAGCTGA
- a CDS encoding sulfatase-like hydrolase/transferase produces MTKLSRRKVLGGAAVAAGAAAMGFGGYELLGRRGPASAGQPNILVVIVDQMRAPQWFPDTQQLGALLPNLDRLRTRSTVFGSHYSASNMCTPSRGVLTTGLYSHQTGCLYTGEGPTESTLAVRFPTWGTMLRDAGYRTWWWGKWHLGSAADNTPDGLDVHGFSGGTYPSPNGAPNQGLQQDPSIVDQFTEWFDAHAGEGPWCTTVSLVNPHDICWWPKNPLPEDVPPVFSAKPVNFETADDLRRRGKPQLQIDYMNFMSPLMTGAMDYTGPDAAAQWARCLDMYLWLHQQVDTQIGRVLDTLASRPDVDNNTVVVFTSDHGEYAGSHGLRGKGAAVYEESIRVPLYIRDPSGHLTPNPGDTRTQLTSSADFAALLLTIAHGDAGWRSDSRYSYLSERADIAGMAADATAPGRPWIAHATDDMSVEEMAALMKSPLAKKFFGTSGPAMEIPTSAPSHIVAVRTPEAKLGMYTYWKPGTMDIDTSRPSHHELYDYAIDSGVQELDNVAGRSAKQADLQALLDHQVLPELRAPLPAFLNEAQEQGLANMKELAQLRGG; encoded by the coding sequence ATGACGAAGCTCAGCAGGCGGAAGGTTCTGGGTGGCGCGGCGGTGGCCGCTGGTGCGGCCGCGATGGGATTCGGCGGTTACGAACTGTTGGGGCGGCGCGGACCCGCATCGGCCGGCCAACCCAACATCCTCGTGGTGATCGTCGACCAGATGCGCGCGCCGCAATGGTTCCCCGATACCCAGCAGCTCGGCGCACTGCTGCCCAACCTCGACCGGCTGCGGACACGCAGCACCGTCTTCGGTTCGCACTACAGCGCGTCGAACATGTGCACGCCGTCACGCGGGGTCCTGACCACCGGGTTGTACTCGCACCAGACCGGCTGTCTGTACACCGGTGAGGGCCCCACCGAGTCGACACTGGCGGTCCGGTTCCCCACCTGGGGCACGATGTTGCGGGACGCCGGATACCGCACCTGGTGGTGGGGCAAGTGGCACCTGGGCAGCGCCGCCGACAACACGCCCGACGGTCTGGACGTCCACGGCTTCTCCGGCGGCACCTACCCGTCACCCAACGGCGCACCGAATCAGGGTCTGCAGCAGGACCCGTCGATCGTCGATCAGTTCACCGAGTGGTTCGATGCCCACGCCGGCGAAGGCCCGTGGTGCACGACCGTGTCGCTGGTGAATCCGCACGACATCTGCTGGTGGCCCAAAAATCCGCTGCCGGAAGATGTTCCGCCCGTATTCAGCGCAAAGCCGGTGAACTTCGAGACCGCTGACGATCTGCGTCGCCGCGGCAAACCCCAGCTGCAGATCGACTACATGAATTTCATGTCGCCGTTGATGACGGGCGCCATGGACTACACCGGGCCCGACGCGGCGGCACAGTGGGCACGCTGCCTGGACATGTACCTGTGGCTGCATCAGCAGGTGGACACCCAGATCGGCCGGGTGCTCGACACTCTCGCGTCGAGGCCGGACGTGGACAACAACACCGTCGTCGTATTCACCTCTGACCACGGCGAGTACGCCGGGTCGCATGGCCTGCGCGGCAAGGGCGCTGCGGTCTACGAGGAGAGCATCCGGGTGCCGCTCTACATCCGTGATCCGTCAGGTCATCTGACACCCAATCCCGGCGATACCCGGACCCAGCTGACTTCCAGCGCCGACTTCGCGGCGCTGTTGTTGACCATTGCGCACGGCGATGCCGGCTGGCGTTCCGACTCCCGCTATTCCTACCTGTCCGAGCGTGCCGATATCGCCGGTATGGCCGCCGACGCCACCGCACCGGGCCGGCCATGGATCGCCCACGCCACCGACGACATGTCGGTCGAGGAGATGGCGGCCTTGATGAAATCCCCACTGGCAAAGAAGTTCTTCGGCACTTCCGGGCCGGCGATGGAGATCCCGACTTCGGCGCCCAGCCACATCGTGGCCGTGCGCACCCCGGAGGCCAAGCTCGGCATGTACACCTACTGGAAGCCCGGCACCATGGACATCGACACCTCCCGGCCCAGCCATCACGAACTCTACGACTACGCAATCGATTCCGGTGTTCAGGAGCTCGACAACGTGGCCGGACGCAGCGCCAAGCAGGCCGACCTGCAGGCGTTGCTCGACCACCAGGTACTTCCTGAACTTCGGGCCCCGCTGCCGGCGTTCCTCAACGAGGCGCAGGAGCAGGGGTTGGCGAATATGAAGGAGCTCGCCCAGCTGCGCGGAGGCTGA
- a CDS encoding ATP-binding cassette domain-containing protein, with product MTAIPPATTPRRGLTPGELAQAAVMAALCAATAIIAVVVPFAAGLSVLGTVPMGLLAYRYRLRVLLAATVAAGIIAFLIAGMGGLMTVVDCAYIGGLTGVVKRRGRGTAMAFGASIVAGALFGAAAVVALSVLSRLRNLVFDSLTAGIEGLAKVLERIPVLDVAAEPLRTVVATMLDYWPLLMLGLGIFTISSISMVGWWALSRILARLLGVPDVHKLDADEADDSAAIAPVPARLTDVRFRYPGIDHDALGPVSMELQPGEHVAVTGPNGSGKTTLMLMLAGRQPTSGSIERAGAVGLGRIGGTAVVMQHPESQVLGTRVADDVVWGLPVGATADVERLLAEVGLDGLAERDTGGLSGGELQRLAVAAALARDPSLLIADEVTSMVDQQGRDTLMNVLSGLTDHHDMSLVHITHYNDEADSADRTVQLSGNGGSADNTDMVQTSAVPVSDAAATHHGAPVLELTGVGHEYASGTPWAKTALHDITFTVNEGDGVLVHGLNGSGKSTLAWIMAGLTVPTYGACLLDGVPVSQQVGAVAISFQAARLQLMRSTVGHEIASAAGFSRHDNDRISGALEMVGLDAALAQRRIDQLSGGQMRRVVLAGLLARSPRALILDEPLAGLDAASQRGLLRLLEELRHNNGLTVVVISHDFTGLENLCPRTLHLHRGELALAPTTAGGAR from the coding sequence ATGACCGCGATACCACCGGCGACGACGCCTCGGCGCGGCCTCACTCCCGGCGAGCTCGCGCAGGCTGCGGTGATGGCTGCACTCTGTGCGGCCACTGCGATCATCGCCGTGGTGGTGCCGTTCGCCGCCGGCCTTTCGGTATTGGGCACCGTGCCGATGGGCCTGCTGGCGTACCGCTACCGGCTGCGTGTGCTGCTCGCGGCAACTGTCGCGGCCGGCATTATCGCCTTCCTGATCGCGGGCATGGGCGGCCTGATGACGGTCGTCGACTGCGCCTACATCGGCGGGCTGACCGGTGTGGTCAAGCGCCGGGGGCGCGGTACCGCCATGGCTTTCGGCGCCTCGATCGTGGCGGGGGCGTTGTTCGGGGCGGCAGCTGTGGTGGCGCTGTCCGTGCTGTCGCGGCTTCGCAACCTGGTCTTCGACTCGCTGACTGCCGGCATCGAGGGCCTGGCCAAGGTGCTGGAACGCATCCCGGTGCTCGACGTGGCCGCCGAACCGCTGAGAACCGTCGTCGCGACCATGCTGGACTACTGGCCGTTGCTCATGCTGGGGCTGGGCATCTTCACCATCAGTTCGATCAGCATGGTCGGCTGGTGGGCGCTTTCGCGGATTCTCGCGCGGCTGCTCGGCGTTCCCGATGTCCACAAACTCGACGCCGACGAGGCCGACGACTCGGCTGCGATCGCCCCGGTCCCGGCCCGGCTGACCGATGTGCGGTTCCGCTATCCGGGCATCGATCACGACGCTTTGGGTCCGGTGTCCATGGAGTTGCAGCCCGGCGAGCATGTCGCGGTGACCGGACCCAACGGCTCGGGCAAGACGACGCTCATGCTCATGCTCGCCGGCCGCCAGCCCACGTCGGGCAGCATCGAACGTGCCGGTGCAGTGGGTCTGGGCCGCATCGGCGGCACCGCCGTGGTGATGCAGCACCCGGAAAGTCAGGTGCTGGGCACCCGGGTGGCCGACGACGTGGTGTGGGGTCTACCGGTCGGCGCCACCGCCGACGTCGAGCGTCTGCTGGCCGAAGTGGGGCTTGACGGCCTCGCCGAACGCGACACCGGCGGACTGTCCGGCGGGGAATTACAGCGCCTTGCCGTTGCCGCGGCACTGGCCCGCGATCCATCGCTGCTGATCGCCGACGAGGTCACCAGCATGGTCGACCAACAGGGCCGCGACACGTTGATGAACGTGTTGTCCGGACTGACCGATCATCACGACATGTCACTGGTGCACATCACGCACTACAACGACGAGGCCGATTCGGCCGACCGAACGGTACAACTCAGCGGCAACGGCGGCTCCGCCGACAACACCGACATGGTGCAGACCTCCGCAGTGCCCGTCAGCGACGCGGCCGCAACGCATCACGGCGCGCCTGTGCTGGAGCTGACCGGCGTCGGGCACGAATACGCCAGTGGAACCCCTTGGGCGAAAACCGCGTTGCATGACATCACGTTCACCGTCAATGAGGGTGACGGAGTGCTCGTGCACGGCCTGAACGGCTCCGGCAAGTCGACCCTGGCCTGGATCATGGCCGGGCTGACCGTTCCTACCTACGGCGCGTGCCTTCTCGACGGTGTGCCGGTGTCACAGCAGGTGGGTGCGGTGGCCATCTCGTTCCAGGCCGCCCGCCTGCAGTTGATGCGCAGCACGGTCGGCCACGAAATCGCCTCGGCCGCAGGCTTCTCGCGTCACGACAACGACCGGATCTCGGGCGCGCTGGAAATGGTCGGACTGGATGCGGCGCTGGCCCAGCGGCGCATCGACCAGCTCTCCGGCGGTCAGATGCGTCGTGTCGTACTGGCCGGCTTGCTGGCCCGGTCGCCGCGCGCGCTGATCCTCGACGAGCCGCTGGCCGGGCTCGACGCCGCCAGCCAGCGAGGGTTGCTGCGATTGCTGGAGGAGCTGCGGCACAACAACGGGCTCACGGTCGTCGTCATCTCGCACGACTTCACCGGTCTGGAGAATCTCTGCCCGCGAACCCTGCACCTGCATCGCGGTGAATTGGCCCTGGCTCCGACCACTGCCGGAGGTGCTCGATGA
- a CDS encoding carbohydrate ABC transporter permease — translation MTSRNTLIYVGLLLGAVITLLPFGLGLLTSFTSAEQFATDPPLSLPKPPTLENYVGLGDAGFGRAFVVTALMTAVILLGQLVFSVLAAYAFARLRFPGRDALFWVYIATLMVPATVTVVPLYLMMAEAGLRNTFWALVLPFMFGSPYAIFLLREYFRSIPGDLINAARLDGAHTLDVIVHVVVPASRPILVTLALITVVSQWNNFLWPLVITSGSKWQVITVATAGLQTQYNAQWTLVMAATTVAIVPLIVLFIAFSRNIVRSIVVTGIK, via the coding sequence ATGACCTCACGTAACACGCTGATCTACGTGGGGCTGCTCCTCGGCGCGGTGATCACTCTGCTGCCCTTCGGGCTCGGACTGCTCACCTCGTTCACCTCGGCCGAGCAGTTCGCCACCGATCCCCCGCTGTCGCTGCCCAAGCCGCCGACGTTGGAGAACTACGTCGGGCTCGGCGACGCCGGCTTCGGCCGGGCTTTCGTGGTGACCGCATTGATGACCGCGGTGATCCTGCTCGGTCAACTGGTGTTCTCGGTGCTGGCCGCATATGCCTTCGCGCGGCTGCGGTTCCCGGGACGCGACGCGCTGTTCTGGGTCTACATCGCGACGCTGATGGTGCCGGCGACAGTGACCGTGGTACCGCTGTATCTGATGATGGCCGAAGCGGGATTACGCAACACGTTCTGGGCCCTGGTGTTGCCGTTCATGTTCGGCTCGCCCTACGCGATCTTCCTGCTGCGTGAGTACTTCCGGTCGATCCCGGGCGATCTGATCAACGCGGCCCGCCTCGACGGGGCGCACACCCTGGACGTGATCGTCCACGTCGTGGTCCCGGCCAGCAGACCGATCCTCGTCACCCTGGCGTTGATCACCGTGGTGAGCCAGTGGAACAACTTCCTGTGGCCGTTGGTGATCACCAGCGGCAGCAAGTGGCAGGTGATCACCGTGGCGACCGCCGGACTTCAGACGCAGTACAACGCGCAGTGGACGCTGGTGATGGCGGCGACCACGGTGGCGATCGTCCCGCTGATCGTGTTGTTCATCGCGTTCTCGCGCAACATCGTCCGCTCGATCGTCGTGACGGGGATCAAGTGA
- a CDS encoding carbohydrate ABC transporter permease — protein sequence MATSRVRTTALGYALVAPSLFGVVTFLLLPMLVVLWLSFQRWDLLGPIEYVGLDNWASVLSDSSFGTSLVVTLLFVLLVVPTQTVLGLVAASLLARGLPGTGFFRTVYVLPWICAPLAIAVLWKWILAPTDGALSTVLGRQVDWLTDPGLALPVVSAVVVWTNVGYVTLFFLAGILNIPADVHNAARTDGATDWQRFRHITLPMLRPTMFFVLVTGIVSAAQVFDTVYALTAGGPQGRTDLVAHRIYAEAFGTAAVGRAAVMAIVLFVILVGITLLQHVYFRRRISYDLT from the coding sequence ATGGCCACCTCGCGTGTCCGCACGACCGCACTGGGGTATGCGCTTGTCGCCCCCAGCCTGTTCGGCGTGGTCACCTTCTTGTTGCTGCCCATGCTGGTGGTGCTCTGGCTGAGCTTCCAGCGGTGGGACCTGCTCGGCCCGATCGAGTATGTGGGACTGGACAATTGGGCCTCGGTGCTCAGCGATTCGTCGTTCGGCACCTCGCTGGTGGTGACGCTGCTGTTCGTGCTGTTGGTGGTGCCGACCCAAACCGTGCTGGGCCTGGTCGCAGCGTCGCTGCTGGCTCGAGGCCTGCCGGGCACCGGCTTCTTCCGGACCGTGTACGTGTTGCCGTGGATCTGTGCGCCGCTGGCCATCGCGGTGTTGTGGAAATGGATCCTGGCTCCCACGGATGGTGCGCTGAGCACAGTGTTGGGTCGGCAGGTGGACTGGCTCACCGACCCGGGGCTGGCTCTGCCGGTGGTCTCGGCCGTGGTGGTGTGGACCAACGTCGGCTACGTGACGCTGTTCTTCCTGGCCGGCATCCTCAACATCCCCGCTGACGTCCACAACGCCGCCCGCACCGACGGCGCCACCGACTGGCAACGATTCCGTCACATCACCCTGCCGATGCTGCGCCCGACCATGTTCTTCGTGTTGGTCACCGGAATCGTCAGCGCTGCCCAGGTATTCGACACCGTGTACGCGTTGACCGCGGGCGGGCCGCAGGGCCGTACCGATCTGGTGGCCCATCGCATCTATGCCGAGGCGTTCGGCACGGCCGCGGTGGGTCGGGCCGCCGTGATGGCGATCGTACTGTTCGTCATCCTGGTCGGCATCACACTCCTCCAGCATGTCTATTTCCGGCGCAGGATCAGCTATGACCTCACGTAA
- a CDS encoding cutinase family protein has protein sequence MSTAQSARKGSVISTVAQSTIFTALALAALVFGSLAGPVASANAADGCADVEVVFARGTNEAPGVGATGQAFVDALTADLPGKSVDVYGVNYPASLNFGQAADGIADASNRIQSIAATCPATKIVLGGYSQGAAVAGYTTSSSVPAGYVLPAGISGPMPASIASHVAAVALFGTPDEWVLGLADRSAPPIAIGAPYVAKTIQLCAPGDPICFPGGLNRAAHSSYKDNGMAVQAADFVARQLGGGAQSATMVQTAGEVTGN, from the coding sequence ATGAGCACAGCGCAGTCAGCCCGAAAGGGCAGCGTGATCTCCACGGTGGCACAGTCCACGATCTTCACTGCCCTCGCGCTGGCCGCGCTGGTCTTCGGTTCGCTGGCGGGGCCGGTCGCCTCGGCCAACGCCGCCGACGGGTGCGCCGATGTCGAGGTCGTGTTCGCCCGCGGTACCAACGAGGCACCGGGTGTCGGCGCCACCGGGCAGGCGTTCGTCGACGCACTCACGGCCGACCTACCCGGCAAGAGCGTCGATGTGTACGGGGTGAACTACCCGGCATCGCTGAACTTCGGTCAGGCGGCTGACGGCATCGCCGATGCGAGCAACCGGATCCAGTCGATCGCAGCCACCTGCCCGGCGACCAAGATCGTGTTGGGTGGTTACTCGCAGGGCGCCGCAGTGGCCGGCTACACCACTTCGAGCTCTGTGCCGGCCGGATACGTTCTGCCCGCCGGCATCAGCGGCCCGATGCCGGCGTCGATCGCCTCGCACGTCGCGGCAGTGGCGCTGTTCGGAACTCCTGACGAGTGGGTTCTGGGCCTGGCCGACCGCAGCGCACCACCCATCGCGATCGGCGCACCCTACGTGGCCAAGACCATCCAGCTGTGTGCGCCCGGTGATCCCATCTGCTTCCCCGGCGGTTTGAACCGCGCCGCGCACAGCTCGTACAAGGACAACGGAATGGCAGTCCAGGCAGCAGATTTCGTGGCCCGCCAGCTGGGCGGTGGTGCTCAGTCGGCGACGATGGTGCAGACCGCGGGTGAGGTCACCGGGAACTGA